Proteins from a single region of Lasioglossum baleicum chromosome 1, iyLasBale1, whole genome shotgun sequence:
- the LOC143214709 gene encoding uncharacterized protein LOC143214709 isoform X2, with product MLGSRKFCDLRGCWVLENFVIPEDVRVLENFVIPEDVKVPENFVNPEDVWVLENFVIPEDVRVLENFVIPKDVKVPENFVIPKDVRVLEYSQDSRNFREPGPILTKKFSARPDHRVPDIFGF from the coding sequence ATGTtgggttctcgaaaattttgtgATCTCAGAGGATGTtgggttctcgaaaattttgtgATCCCCGAGGATGTTagggttctcgaaaattttgtgATCCCCGAGGATGTTAAGGTTCCCGAAAATTTTGTGAACCCAGAGGATGTTtgggttctcgaaaattttgtgATCCCCGAGGATGTTagggttctcgaaaattttgtgATCCCCAAGGATGTTAAGGTTCCCGAAAATTTTGTGATCCCAAAGGATGTCAGAGTTCTCGAATATTCTCAGGATtcccgaaattttcgagaacccggCCCGATCCTGACTAAAAAATTCTCGGCCCGTCCCGACCATCGGGTGcccgacattttcgggttctga